Proteins found in one Mesorhizobium sp. CAU 1732 genomic segment:
- the cysQ gene encoding 3'(2'),5'-bisphosphate nucleotidase CysQ: MTELPDDKTILATIEPLALAAGRRIMDVFAAGCPTETKSDDSPVTVADRDAEVIILEGLRSAFPSVPIIAEEEAEAGKCPTSTGDLFFLVDPLDGTREFVNRRTDFTVNIALVRDGVPVLGVVYAPALNTLYAGRPGHAEMVVTDAGHDATERKQIVVRDSGDPITIVASRSHRTAETDAFIARYGSADLVSVGSSLKFCMLAAGSADLYPRFGRTMQWDTAAGDAVLRAAGGTMTMVDGQPFYYGKGRVAGDADFANPHFVAEGRIAKA; encoded by the coding sequence GTGACCGAACTGCCTGACGACAAGACGATCCTTGCGACCATCGAGCCGCTGGCGCTGGCTGCCGGCCGGCGCATCATGGATGTGTTCGCGGCCGGCTGTCCGACCGAGACGAAGTCGGACGACTCGCCCGTGACCGTCGCCGATCGCGATGCGGAGGTGATCATCCTGGAGGGTCTTCGAAGCGCGTTTCCGAGCGTGCCGATTATCGCCGAGGAGGAAGCCGAGGCAGGCAAGTGCCCCACCTCGACCGGAGATCTGTTCTTCCTGGTCGACCCGCTCGACGGCACGCGCGAATTCGTCAACCGCCGCACGGACTTCACGGTCAACATCGCGCTGGTGCGCGATGGGGTTCCGGTGCTGGGCGTAGTCTACGCGCCGGCGCTGAATACGCTGTATGCGGGGAGGCCCGGGCACGCCGAAATGGTAGTGACCGACGCCGGGCACGACGCGACCGAGCGCAAGCAGATCGTCGTTCGCGACAGCGGCGATCCGATCACCATCGTCGCAAGCCGCTCGCACAGGACCGCGGAGACCGATGCCTTCATCGCCCGCTACGGTTCGGCGGATCTGGTCTCCGTGGGATCGTCGTTGAAATTCTGCATGCTCGCCGCGGGATCGGCGGATCTCTATCCGCGTTTCGGGCGGACGATGCAGTGGGACACCGCTGCAGGCGACGCGGTCCTTCGTGCGGCAGGCGGCACGATGACCATGGTCGATGGACAACCCTTCTACTACGGCAAGGGCCGGGTTGCCGGTGACGCCGACTTCGCCAATCCGCATTTCGTTGCTGAAGGGCGGATTGCGAAGGCTTGA
- a CDS encoding carbohydrate kinase, with product MILCCGEALIDMLPRTANTGETAFAPYVGGAVFNTAIALGRLGAPAAFFSGISDDLFGTQLKDALEASKVDLRHVRFSERPTTLAFVHLTNGHATYTFYDENTAGRMLTEADLPILDDNVQALHFSCISLIPEPCGATYEALMRREHVGRVMMLDPNIRPGFIRDKPSHIERMRRMIAMADIVKLSDEDLAWFGESGTHDEIAARWLGLGPKVVVLTHGAKGAVGYTKNTRIDVPARSVSVADTVGAGDTFNAGILASLHDGGLLDKSKIASLGEQDLHAALDFAIGAAAVTVSRPGANPPWRHELG from the coding sequence ATGATACTGTGCTGTGGCGAAGCGCTCATCGACATGCTGCCGCGAACCGCCAACACCGGCGAGACCGCATTCGCGCCCTATGTCGGCGGTGCTGTGTTCAACACGGCGATCGCGCTCGGTCGCCTGGGAGCGCCTGCGGCATTCTTCTCCGGCATCTCAGACGATCTTTTCGGAACCCAGTTGAAGGACGCGCTGGAAGCCAGCAAGGTCGATCTGCGGCACGTGCGCTTTTCAGAGCGCCCGACGACGCTTGCCTTCGTTCACCTCACGAACGGCCACGCGACCTACACGTTCTACGACGAAAACACCGCCGGCCGGATGCTGACCGAAGCCGACCTGCCGATTCTCGACGATAACGTGCAGGCACTTCACTTCAGTTGCATCAGCCTGATCCCCGAACCGTGCGGCGCGACCTACGAAGCGCTGATGCGGCGTGAGCATGTCGGGCGGGTCATGATGCTCGATCCCAATATCCGGCCGGGCTTCATTCGCGACAAGCCAAGCCACATCGAACGCATGCGCCGGATGATCGCGATGGCCGATATCGTAAAGCTGTCGGACGAAGACCTTGCCTGGTTCGGCGAAAGCGGAACGCATGACGAGATCGCCGCCCGCTGGCTCGGTCTCGGACCCAAGGTCGTGGTGCTGACGCATGGCGCAAAAGGCGCCGTCGGCTATACGAAGAACACGCGGATCGACGTTCCTGCCCGCTCCGTCTCCGTTGCAGACACGGTCGGCGCAGGCGACACGTTCAACGCGGGCATTCTGGCGTCCCTGCACGATGGCGGGCTTCTCGACAAATCGAAGATCGCTTCGCTCGGCGAGCAGGACCTGCATGCAGCGCTCGACTTCGCGATCGGTGCGGCCGCCGTGACCGTGTCTCGGCCGGGCGCCAATCCGCCCTGGCGTCACGAGCTGGGCTGA
- a CDS encoding ROK family transcriptional regulator has product MRDSNERLVLSLVRSHGSLSKTEIARMIGLSTQTVSVIMRELEADGLLVKGEPQRGRIGQPSIPMSLNPDGAYFLGLKIGRRSAELVLLDFLGVQRAMLHHAYAYPMLAETIGFVVDGIAQLRASLSAGADARIAGLGIAMPFELWNWADASGSPAGAMDEWRHADIRREIASRCTFPVYLQNDATSACGAELVFGKTRALRDFLYFYVGAFVGGGVVLNRSLYSGASGNAGALGSMPVPGPNGTTRQLIDVASIAVLETALVASGMDSAPLWTEPETWWDIGAPLDHWIDDAASGLAHATLAASAVVDFEAAIIDGWMPLDVRRRLVDATRDRIATLDSEGLTVPSILEGTVGLHARALGGASLPLSDRFLIGPASAAKTI; this is encoded by the coding sequence ATGCGCGATTCCAACGAGCGGCTCGTGCTCTCGCTGGTTCGTTCGCATGGCAGTCTGTCGAAAACCGAAATCGCGCGCATGATCGGCCTGTCGACGCAGACCGTGTCCGTCATCATGCGCGAGCTCGAAGCCGACGGCCTGCTCGTGAAGGGCGAGCCGCAACGCGGCCGCATCGGCCAGCCATCCATTCCCATGTCGCTCAATCCAGACGGCGCGTATTTTCTCGGCCTCAAGATCGGCCGTCGCAGCGCGGAGCTCGTCCTGCTCGATTTTCTCGGCGTGCAGCGCGCGATGCTGCACCATGCCTATGCCTATCCGATGCTCGCCGAGACGATCGGTTTCGTCGTCGACGGCATCGCGCAATTGCGCGCGTCGCTGAGCGCGGGCGCGGATGCCCGCATAGCTGGTCTGGGCATCGCCATGCCGTTCGAACTGTGGAACTGGGCGGATGCGAGTGGCTCACCCGCAGGCGCGATGGACGAATGGCGCCATGCCGACATCCGTCGCGAAATCGCCTCGCGATGCACCTTCCCCGTCTATCTCCAGAACGATGCCACATCGGCCTGCGGCGCCGAACTCGTCTTCGGCAAGACACGCGCCCTGCGCGACTTTCTCTATTTCTACGTCGGCGCGTTCGTTGGCGGGGGCGTCGTGCTCAATCGTAGTCTCTACAGCGGCGCGAGCGGCAATGCGGGCGCCCTCGGTTCGATGCCGGTGCCTGGTCCCAACGGGACGACGCGACAATTGATCGATGTCGCCTCGATCGCAGTCCTTGAAACGGCGCTTGTCGCGAGCGGCATGGATTCCGCCCCTCTCTGGACCGAGCCGGAAACATGGTGGGATATCGGTGCACCCCTCGATCACTGGATCGACGATGCCGCGTCGGGTCTCGCCCACGCAACGCTTGCCGCAAGCGCCGTCGTGGATTTCGAGGCGGCCATCATCGATGGCTGGATGCCGCTCGATGTCAGGCGGCGGCTGGTAGATGCGACGCGGGACAGGATCGCGACGCTCGATTCGGAAGGACTGACCGTGCCGTCCATTCTGGAAGGTACGGTCGGACTTCACGCACGCGCACTGGGCGGCGCGAGCCTTCCCTTGTCCGACCGGTTCCTGATAGGACCCGCCTCGGCCGCCAAAACGATCTGA
- a CDS encoding sugar ABC transporter substrate-binding protein: MLALASPASAQDVGACLITKTDINPFFVKMKEGATAKAAELGVNLSTYAGRIDGDHETQVQAIETCIASGAKGILITASDTKAIVPVVKQARDAGLLVIALDTPLEPIDAADATFATDNFKAGELIGQWAAATLGDEAANAKIALLNLTPSAPSVDVLRNQGFLKGFGIDIKDENLIGDEDDPRIVGHDVTNGNEEGGRTAMENLLQKDPDINVVHTINEPAAAGAYETLRSFGKTEGVLIVSVDGGCPGVQNVKEGIIGATSQQYPLMMAALGIEAIANFAKTGDLPKPTEGLDFFDTGVTLITDKPVEGVESIDSAEGLEKCWG; this comes from the coding sequence ATGCTGGCGCTGGCATCGCCAGCTTCAGCGCAGGACGTCGGGGCTTGCCTCATCACCAAGACCGACATCAATCCCTTCTTCGTCAAGATGAAGGAGGGCGCGACGGCCAAGGCTGCCGAGCTCGGCGTGAACCTCTCCACCTATGCGGGCCGGATCGACGGCGACCACGAAACCCAGGTCCAGGCGATCGAGACCTGCATCGCGTCGGGCGCCAAGGGCATCCTGATTACCGCTTCCGACACCAAGGCGATCGTGCCCGTCGTGAAGCAGGCGCGGGACGCGGGCCTGCTGGTGATCGCGCTCGATACGCCGCTGGAGCCGATCGACGCGGCCGACGCGACATTCGCGACCGACAATTTCAAGGCTGGCGAATTGATCGGCCAGTGGGCGGCAGCGACCCTCGGCGACGAGGCGGCGAATGCGAAGATTGCGCTTCTCAACCTGACGCCCAGCGCGCCCTCGGTCGACGTGCTGCGAAATCAGGGGTTCCTGAAAGGCTTCGGGATCGACATCAAGGACGAAAACCTCATTGGCGACGAGGATGATCCGCGCATCGTCGGCCACGACGTCACCAACGGCAATGAAGAAGGGGGACGCACCGCGATGGAAAACCTTCTCCAGAAGGATCCGGACATCAATGTCGTGCATACGATCAACGAGCCCGCGGCAGCCGGTGCCTACGAGACCTTGCGGTCGTTTGGCAAGACGGAAGGCGTGCTGATCGTCTCGGTCGATGGCGGCTGTCCGGGCGTCCAGAACGTCAAGGAAGGCATCATCGGCGCGACGTCGCAGCAATATCCGCTGATGATGGCAGCCCTCGGCATCGAGGCGATCGCAAACTTCGCCAAGACCGGCGACCTTCCGAAGCCGACCGAGGGGCTCGACTTCTTCGATACCGGCGTGACGCTCATCACCGACAAGCCGGTCGAGGGTGTGGAATCGATCGACTCCGCCGAAGGCCTGGAAAAGTGCTGGGGGTGA
- a CDS encoding ABC transporter permease, with translation MSEPSAGRPAGQEFENTLDQSDKTVAAFEGHEKSAIDRLQHFLHGNPTMVPVIVLAVSIIAFGFIAGSNFFSAFNLSLIMQQVTIIGILAAAQSLVILTAGIDLSVGAIMVLMSVVAGNLATSLGVPAPLAIAAGMAGGTLAGFMNGVLVTRFKLPPFIVTLGTWNIFFALTLWLSGAQSIRSQDIDTIAPMLKFFGQSFRVGGAQFTYGSILMVLIFAVLWYMLNRTAWGRHVYAIGDDKEAAELSGIQTNRTLLSVYALAGLVCGIAAWASIGRVGSVSPQSFQEANLQSITAVVIGGISLFGGRGSIIGPLVGALIVGVFNSGLRLAGVDVLWQVFAIGWLTIIAVAIDQWIRKLSS, from the coding sequence ATGAGCGAACCCAGCGCAGGCAGGCCCGCAGGGCAGGAATTCGAGAACACCCTCGACCAGAGCGACAAGACCGTCGCAGCCTTCGAGGGGCATGAAAAGAGCGCGATCGACCGTCTCCAGCACTTCCTGCACGGCAATCCGACGATGGTGCCGGTCATAGTGCTCGCGGTGAGCATCATCGCCTTCGGGTTCATTGCGGGCAGCAACTTCTTCAGTGCGTTCAACCTGTCGCTGATCATGCAGCAGGTAACGATCATCGGTATCCTGGCCGCAGCACAGAGCCTCGTGATCCTGACGGCGGGCATCGACCTGTCGGTCGGCGCGATCATGGTTCTGATGTCGGTGGTGGCGGGAAATCTCGCGACCAGCCTCGGCGTTCCGGCACCGTTGGCGATAGCCGCAGGCATGGCGGGCGGCACATTGGCGGGCTTCATGAACGGCGTGCTGGTGACGCGTTTCAAGCTGCCGCCCTTCATCGTCACGCTCGGCACCTGGAACATCTTCTTCGCGCTGACGCTGTGGCTGTCGGGCGCACAGTCGATCCGCAGCCAGGACATCGATACCATCGCACCCATGCTGAAATTCTTCGGCCAGAGCTTCCGCGTCGGCGGCGCGCAATTCACCTACGGCTCGATCCTGATGGTGCTGATCTTCGCGGTGCTTTGGTACATGCTCAACCGAACCGCATGGGGCCGCCATGTCTACGCGATCGGCGACGACAAGGAAGCGGCCGAACTCTCCGGCATCCAGACCAACCGCACGCTTTTGTCGGTCTATGCGCTCGCCGGACTCGTCTGCGGCATCGCCGCATGGGCTTCGATCGGGCGTGTCGGCTCGGTCTCGCCGCAGAGCTTTCAGGAGGCGAACCTCCAGTCCATCACCGCCGTGGTGATCGGCGGCATATCGCTCTTCGGCGGCCGGGGCTCGATCATCGGTCCACTCGTCGGCGCTCTGATCGTCGGTGTCTTCAATTCGGGGCTGCGGCTCGCAGGCGTCGACGTGCTTTGGCAGGTCTTCGCCATCGGCTGGCTCACCATCATCGCGGTCGCGATCGATCAATGGATCAGGAAGCTCTCGTCATGA
- a CDS encoding ATP-binding cassette domain-containing protein gives MTTQPLLTARGLVKRYGRVTALNQADFDLYPGEILAVIGDNGAGKSSLIKAISGAMRPDEGEIRLGGDVVNFRSPMEAREAGIETVYQNLALSPALSIADNMFLGREIRKPGFMGSWFRLLDRPAMERIARDKLTELGLMTIQNISQAVETLSGGQRQGVAVARAATFGSRMVIMDEPTAALGVKESRRVLDLIQDVKSRGMPIVLISHNMPHVFEVADRIHIHRLGKRLCVIDPKEYTMSDAVAFMTGAKAPPSEPLAA, from the coding sequence ATGACCACGCAACCTCTTTTGACCGCGCGCGGGCTGGTCAAGCGCTATGGCCGCGTCACAGCCCTCAATCAGGCCGATTTCGATCTCTATCCCGGCGAGATACTGGCCGTCATCGGCGACAATGGCGCCGGCAAATCGTCGCTCATCAAGGCGATTTCCGGTGCCATGCGCCCCGACGAGGGCGAAATCCGGCTCGGCGGCGACGTCGTCAATTTTCGATCGCCGATGGAGGCGCGCGAGGCCGGCATCGAGACCGTCTACCAGAACCTCGCTCTCTCGCCGGCACTCTCGATCGCCGACAACATGTTTCTCGGCCGCGAGATACGCAAGCCGGGTTTCATGGGCTCGTGGTTCAGGCTGCTGGACCGTCCTGCGATGGAAAGGATCGCCCGCGACAAGCTGACGGAACTCGGCTTGATGACGATCCAGAACATCAGCCAGGCGGTGGAAACGCTCTCCGGCGGCCAACGGCAGGGCGTGGCGGTGGCGCGGGCCGCAACCTTCGGATCCAGGATGGTGATCATGGACGAGCCGACCGCAGCCCTCGGCGTCAAGGAATCGCGGCGCGTTCTCGACCTCATCCAGGACGTGAAATCGCGCGGCATGCCGATCGTGTTGATCTCGCACAACATGCCGCACGTCTTCGAGGTCGCCGATCGCATCCATATCCATCGGCTGGGCAAGCGGTTGTGCGTGATCGACCCCAAGGAATACACGATGTCCGACGCCGTCGCCTTCATGACGGGGGCGAAAGCGCCGCCATCGGAGCCGCTCGCGGCATGA
- a CDS encoding glycogen/starch/alpha-glucan phosphorylase yields the protein MAKTSPSPKPAAAKQVDVLKLAAEIIECLKYRVGKEPSVATRHDWLTASIKVVRDRVIDRWIDSTRRAYDQNGKRVYYLSMEFLIGRLMRDAFSNLGLMDSMREALAIHDVDIDIIAALEPDAALGNGGLGRLAACFMESMASVDIPAHGYGIRYVHGLFRQEIHDGWQVELPETWLEHGNPWEFERREGAYEVGFGGKVASITSKDGRLERHVWKPNERFLAVAFDTPVVGWRGKRVNTLRLWSAMPVDPILLDAFNAGDHIGALRESNKAEALTRVLYPADSHQAGQELRLRQEYFFSAASIQDIVRRHLSQNESLSSLPEKAAIHLNDTHPAIAVAELMRLLMDVHGHDFDEAWHITRHTFAYTNHTLLPEALESWPVPLFERLLPRHMQIIYAINAEILLKARSSDDFTEDQVRSISLIHEDGERRVRMGNLAFVGAFSVNGVSALHTDLMKETVFADLHKLYPNRINNKTNGITPRRWLLQCNPGLVGLLRETIGDRFMDDIDALRDLDAYADDTAFQERFAAVKRANKEQLVGLVADRMGIRLDPSALFDVQIKRIHEYKRQLLNIIETVALYDQIRSRPEKDWLPRVKFFAGKAAPSYHNAKLIIKLANDVARVINSDPSVRGLLKVVFLPNYNVSMAEVIIPAADLSEQISTAGLEASGTGNMKFALNGALTIGTLDGANVEIRECVGDENIVIFGLKADEVAARRAEGHNPRAVIEASQELRQALEAISSGVFSPDQPDLYKDLIGGLYEHDWFMVAVDFDSYADAQRRVDGIWRESPRWYGMTIRNTARVGWFSSDRTIRQYANEIWKVPA from the coding sequence TTGGCCAAGACTTCCCCATCACCGAAGCCGGCTGCGGCAAAGCAGGTCGATGTTCTCAAGCTGGCAGCCGAGATCATCGAATGCCTGAAGTACCGGGTCGGCAAGGAGCCGTCGGTGGCGACGCGCCACGACTGGCTGACAGCCTCGATCAAGGTCGTCCGCGACAGGGTCATCGACCGCTGGATCGATTCCACGCGCCGCGCCTATGATCAGAACGGCAAGCGCGTCTACTATCTGTCGATGGAGTTTCTCATCGGCCGCCTGATGCGCGACGCCTTCTCCAATCTCGGACTGATGGATTCGATGCGCGAGGCGCTGGCGATCCACGACGTGGACATCGACATCATCGCGGCACTGGAGCCCGATGCGGCACTCGGCAATGGCGGCCTAGGCAGGCTCGCAGCCTGCTTTATGGAATCCATGGCAAGCGTCGACATTCCCGCCCACGGCTACGGCATTCGCTACGTCCATGGCCTGTTCCGGCAGGAAATCCACGATGGCTGGCAGGTCGAGCTGCCTGAAACCTGGCTCGAACACGGCAATCCGTGGGAATTCGAGCGCCGCGAAGGTGCATACGAGGTGGGTTTCGGCGGCAAGGTCGCGTCCATCACGTCGAAGGACGGGCGGCTTGAGCGGCACGTCTGGAAGCCGAACGAGCGCTTTCTGGCCGTCGCATTCGACACGCCGGTGGTGGGATGGCGCGGCAAGCGCGTGAACACGCTGAGGCTCTGGTCGGCGATGCCGGTCGATCCGATCCTGCTCGACGCCTTCAACGCCGGCGACCACATCGGCGCGCTGCGCGAGAGCAACAAGGCCGAGGCGTTGACCCGCGTTCTCTACCCGGCCGACAGCCATCAGGCGGGGCAGGAACTGCGGCTTCGCCAGGAGTATTTCTTCTCCGCGGCCTCAATCCAGGACATCGTTCGTCGTCATTTGAGTCAGAACGAGAGCCTGTCGTCACTGCCCGAGAAGGCGGCCATCCACCTGAACGACACGCATCCGGCGATCGCGGTGGCTGAACTGATGCGCCTCCTGATGGACGTGCATGGCCACGATTTCGACGAGGCATGGCACATCACGCGCCACACCTTCGCCTATACAAATCACACCCTTCTGCCCGAGGCGCTGGAAAGCTGGCCCGTTCCGCTGTTCGAGCGACTGCTGCCGCGCCACATGCAGATCATCTACGCGATCAACGCTGAAATCCTGCTGAAGGCGCGCAGTTCGGACGATTTCACGGAAGATCAGGTGCGGTCGATCTCGCTGATCCATGAGGATGGCGAGCGGCGCGTGCGGATGGGAAATCTCGCCTTCGTCGGGGCGTTTTCGGTGAACGGCGTTTCGGCGCTTCACACCGACCTGATGAAGGAAACGGTCTTTGCCGACCTTCACAAGCTCTATCCGAACCGGATCAACAACAAGACCAACGGCATCACGCCGCGCCGCTGGCTGCTGCAATGCAATCCGGGCCTCGTCGGCCTCCTGCGCGAGACGATCGGCGACCGGTTCATGGACGACATCGACGCGCTGCGCGATCTCGACGCCTACGCCGACGACACCGCGTTTCAGGAGCGCTTTGCCGCGGTCAAGCGCGCCAACAAGGAACAGCTCGTCGGTCTCGTGGCGGACCGCATGGGTATCCGGCTCGACCCGTCTGCCCTGTTCGACGTGCAGATCAAGCGCATCCACGAGTACAAGCGCCAGCTTCTCAACATCATCGAGACGGTCGCGCTCTACGACCAGATCCGATCGAGGCCTGAAAAGGACTGGCTCCCGCGCGTCAAATTCTTCGCCGGCAAGGCGGCGCCGAGCTACCACAACGCCAAGCTGATCATAAAGCTCGCCAACGACGTGGCCCGCGTCATCAACAGCGATCCCTCGGTGCGTGGCCTGCTGAAGGTCGTCTTCCTGCCGAACTACAATGTCTCGATGGCCGAGGTTATCATCCCCGCCGCCGACCTCTCGGAGCAGATTTCGACGGCAGGCCTCGAAGCGTCGGGCACGGGCAACATGAAGTTCGCGCTCAATGGTGCGCTGACCATCGGAACGCTTGACGGCGCCAATGTCGAAATCCGCGAATGCGTCGGAGACGAGAACATCGTCATCTTCGGATTGAAGGCCGACGAGGTCGCGGCGCGCCGGGCCGAGGGCCACAATCCCCGCGCCGTCATCGAGGCGTCGCAGGAACTGCGCCAGGCGCTCGAAGCGATTTCCTCAGGCGTGTTCTCGCCTGACCAGCCCGACCTCTACAAGGATCTGATCGGCGGGCTCTACGAGCATGACTGGTTCATGGTCGCGGTCGACTTCGATTCCTATGCCGATGCCCAACGGCGCGTCGACGGCATCTGGCGCGAGAGCCCACGCTGGTACGGCATGACGATCAGGAACACGGCGCGTGTCGGCTGGTTCTCGTCGGACCGGACGATCCGCCAATATGCGAACGAAATCTGGAAGGTGCCAGCGTGA
- the glgB gene encoding 1,4-alpha-glucan branching protein GlgB, which yields MTTKGRSKKAEPALTPQSEVEAVVASAHGDVFAVLGVHEIDQTLIARCFIPHADAVTVFTLAGKKAGELASRHEAGFFDGKLSIRKRQPIKYHARNAGGEWWVTDAYSFGPVLGPMDDYFIAEGSHLRLFDKLGAHLIDHEGASGVNFAVWAPNASRVSVVGDFNEWDGRRHAMRKRVDTGIWELFVPDIGAGRIYKFEIIGPGGKVPLKADPFALRAELRPDTGSITDHPPAHDWGDEDHRAHWKAVDPRRQPISIYEVHAGSWQRRDDGSFLSWDEMADRLIPYVVDMGFTHIEFLPITEHPYDPSWGYQTTGLYAPSARFGEPEGFARFVDGAHRAGVGVILDWVPAHFPTDAHGLSRFDGTALYEHADPRKGFHPDWNTAIYNFGRREVLAYLVNNALFWAEKYHLDGLRVDAVASMLYLDYSRKAGEWIPNEKGGRENLEAVDFLRKMNAAVYGTHPGIMTIAEESTSWPKVSHPVHEGGLGFGFKWNMGFMHDTLEYMAREPVHRKHHHNDITFGLLYAFSENFVLPLSHDEVVHGKGTLLAKMSGDDWQKFATLRAYYAFMWGYPGKKLLFMGQEFAQRREWSEERSLDWDLLGAPAHEGVRTLIRDLNRSYLARPALHARDCEGEGFEWLIADDSANSVFAWLRKAPDAPPVAVISNFTPVPRIDYSVPLPIAGKWREIMNTDAAIYGGGGAGNGGAVTAHELEGGGVAARMTLPPLATIMLEYEA from the coding sequence ATGACAACAAAGGGGAGGAGCAAGAAGGCAGAACCGGCTCTGACCCCGCAGAGCGAGGTCGAGGCCGTCGTTGCGAGCGCCCATGGCGATGTCTTCGCCGTGCTCGGCGTTCACGAGATCGACCAGACGCTCATCGCCCGATGCTTCATCCCGCACGCTGATGCCGTCACCGTATTCACGCTGGCGGGGAAGAAGGCGGGTGAGTTGGCCAGCCGCCACGAGGCAGGGTTTTTCGACGGCAAGCTGTCGATCAGGAAACGCCAGCCTATCAAATATCATGCACGCAATGCAGGCGGCGAATGGTGGGTGACCGACGCTTACTCGTTCGGGCCGGTGCTGGGCCCCATGGACGACTACTTCATCGCCGAAGGCTCGCATCTGCGCCTCTTCGACAAGCTCGGCGCGCATCTGATCGATCACGAAGGCGCGTCAGGCGTGAACTTCGCGGTCTGGGCGCCGAACGCATCGCGGGTCTCGGTGGTGGGCGATTTCAACGAATGGGACGGCCGCCGGCACGCGATGCGCAAACGCGTCGATACCGGCATCTGGGAACTGTTCGTTCCGGATATAGGCGCGGGGCGGATCTATAAGTTCGAGATCATCGGGCCGGGCGGAAAAGTGCCGCTCAAGGCCGATCCCTTCGCGCTGCGCGCCGAGCTGCGGCCAGACACCGGTTCGATCACGGACCACCCTCCCGCCCATGACTGGGGCGACGAGGATCATCGCGCCCACTGGAAAGCGGTCGATCCGCGCCGCCAGCCGATTTCGATCTATGAGGTCCATGCGGGCTCCTGGCAGCGTCGTGACGACGGTTCTTTCCTGTCCTGGGACGAGATGGCGGACCGCTTGATCCCCTACGTGGTCGATATGGGGTTCACCCACATCGAGTTCCTGCCGATCACCGAGCATCCCTACGATCCCTCATGGGGCTACCAGACGACGGGGCTCTATGCGCCCTCGGCCCGCTTCGGGGAGCCGGAAGGGTTTGCACGCTTCGTCGATGGCGCACACCGCGCGGGTGTCGGCGTCATCCTCGACTGGGTGCCCGCCCACTTTCCCACCGACGCGCATGGGTTGTCGCGGTTCGATGGCACAGCGCTTTACGAGCATGCCGACCCGCGCAAGGGGTTTCATCCCGACTGGAATACGGCGATCTACAATTTCGGACGGCGCGAGGTTCTGGCTTATCTGGTCAACAACGCGCTGTTCTGGGCCGAGAAGTACCACCTCGACGGGCTCCGTGTGGATGCGGTCGCCTCGATGCTCTACCTCGACTATTCCCGCAAGGCCGGCGAATGGATACCGAACGAGAAGGGCGGTCGCGAAAATCTCGAGGCCGTCGACTTCCTGCGCAAGATGAACGCGGCGGTCTATGGCACGCATCCGGGCATCATGACGATCGCGGAGGAATCGACGTCGTGGCCGAAGGTCTCGCATCCCGTCCATGAAGGCGGCCTCGGCTTCGGCTTCAAGTGGAACATGGGCTTCATGCACGACACGCTGGAATATATGGCGCGCGAGCCGGTGCACCGGAAGCATCATCACAACGACATCACGTTCGGGCTGCTCTACGCGTTTTCGGAGAATTTCGTACTGCCGCTGAGCCATGACGAGGTGGTGCATGGCAAGGGCACGCTTCTCGCGAAGATGTCCGGCGACGACTGGCAGAAGTTCGCGACGTTGCGGGCCTATTACGCCTTCATGTGGGGCTATCCGGGCAAAAAACTCCTGTTCATGGGACAGGAGTTCGCGCAGCGCCGGGAATGGAGCGAGGAGCGGTCGCTGGACTGGGATTTGCTGGGCGCGCCGGCGCATGAGGGTGTTCGCACACTGATCCGCGATCTCAACCGAAGCTATCTCGCGAGGCCAGCCCTCCATGCGCGCGACTGCGAGGGCGAGGGCTTCGAATGGCTGATTGCCGACGACAGCGCGAATTCGGTCTTTGCCTGGCTGCGAAAGGCACCCGACGCGCCGCCCGTCGCGGTGATCTCGAATTTCACGCCCGTCCCGCGCATCGACTATTCCGTGCCATTGCCGATTGCCGGCAAATGGCGTGAAATCATGAACACCGATGCGGCGATCTACGGCGGCGGCGGGGCGGGCAATGGAGGTGCCGTCACGGCGCATGAATTGGAGGGAGGAGGCGTTGCCGCGCGGATGACGCTGCCGCCTCTGGCGACGATCATGCTCGAATACGAAGCATGA